From the genome of Naumannella halotolerans, one region includes:
- the pheS gene encoding phenylalanine--tRNA ligase subunit alpha, translating to MQGSEKIVAAETDESNDAQAIPAAPALDETTVSGLVEAALAAVAEAADSASLKQVRIDHTGERSPLALANRAIGGLPGAERKDAGKRIGQARGRVNQALKAREGELGEAELAHRLTEETVDVTLPVSFGPVGAPHPITAMIELMSDTFLSMGWAVAEGPEVETEWMNFDALNLHPDHPARAESDTLFVAPASSHVVLRTQTSPVQIRSLLTRALPVYVVSPGKVFRADEYDATHLPVFHQIEGLVVDEGITLGHLKGAVEQFARALFGEITLRWRPNYFPFTEPSVEVDLECFVCHGESVGNPDRPCRTCSSEGWIEWGGSGVVNPRVLAAAGVDTDRYTGFAFGIGVERALMFRNGVKDMRDMSDGDVRFSRALMGDAR from the coding sequence ATGCAGGGAAGTGAGAAGATCGTGGCCGCCGAAACGGACGAGTCCAACGACGCACAGGCGATCCCGGCCGCGCCGGCGCTGGATGAGACGACCGTCAGCGGACTGGTCGAAGCAGCTCTGGCCGCCGTCGCCGAGGCCGCCGACAGTGCCTCGCTGAAACAGGTACGGATCGACCACACCGGTGAGCGGTCACCGCTCGCCCTGGCCAACCGTGCCATCGGTGGCCTGCCCGGTGCCGAGCGCAAGGACGCCGGCAAACGGATCGGCCAGGCCCGCGGCCGGGTCAACCAGGCACTGAAGGCGCGCGAGGGCGAGCTGGGCGAGGCCGAACTCGCCCATCGGCTGACCGAGGAGACCGTCGACGTCACCTTGCCGGTGAGCTTCGGCCCGGTCGGCGCACCGCATCCGATCACGGCCATGATCGAGCTGATGAGCGACACCTTCCTCTCCATGGGCTGGGCCGTCGCCGAGGGCCCGGAGGTGGAGACCGAATGGATGAACTTCGACGCCTTGAATCTGCACCCCGATCACCCCGCCCGGGCGGAGTCGGACACCTTGTTCGTCGCCCCCGCCTCCTCCCATGTGGTGCTGCGGACCCAGACCTCCCCGGTGCAGATCCGTTCGCTGCTGACCCGCGCCCTGCCGGTCTACGTGGTCTCCCCGGGCAAGGTGTTCCGCGCCGACGAGTACGACGCCACCCATCTGCCGGTCTTCCACCAGATCGAGGGACTGGTGGTTGACGAGGGGATCACCCTGGGGCACCTGAAGGGCGCCGTGGAACAGTTCGCCCGAGCCCTGTTCGGTGAGATCACCCTGCGGTGGCGGCCGAACTACTTCCCGTTCACCGAGCCGAGTGTCGAGGTCGACCTCGAATGCTTCGTCTGCCACGGCGAGTCGGTGGGCAATCCCGATCGCCCCTGCCGTACCTGCTCCTCGGAGGGGTGGATCGAGTGGGGCGGCAGCGGCGTGGTGAACCCGCGGGTACTGGCCGCCGCCGGGGTGGACACCGATCGGTACACCGGTTTCGCCTTCGGCATCGGTGTCGAGCGGGCGTTGATGTTCCGCAACGGCGTGAAGGACATGCGCGACATGAGTGACGGTGATGTGCGGTTCAGCCGCGCCCTGATGGGAGATGCACGATGA
- the pheT gene encoding phenylalanine--tRNA ligase subunit beta has product MRAPIGWLAEYAALGDDLDPVTLREQLINIGLEVERIDSAGADVSGPVVIGKVVSFEAEPQKNGKTIRWCAVDVGEYNQTSEITDGGPRGIVCGASNFAEGDLVAVALPGAVLPGDFAISARKTYGHVSDGMICSARELGLGDEHDGILVLSPVDDHGNPRELGTPVVDALGLREDVLDIAVTPDMSYCLSIRGIARESALANSVAFTDPAAEALPAPIAEGQSVELQTPKAPLYTMLSISGVDPSRPSPQFITRRLQLAGVRPISLIVDVTNYVMLEIGVPLHAFATDRVQGGIVVREATEGETLVTLDDKRRTLAAGDLLITDDSGPIGLAGVMGGASTEIDETTTEVLLEAAWFDPIQIGRTSRRLKLVSEASKRFERTVDPRATYAAAARAAELLTRYGGGTVTGTTIVGRAPESPRQTMDPQLPSRVLGAKIDDQWVIDTLTASGVEVTVGETGLQLRPPSWRPDLVDPFDYVEEVGAKWGVNDKIASVVPRAPGGHGLSPVQRARRAVNRAATAAGFVEVLSFPFTSAADLDKLGIAADDQRRDQVSLLNPLSELQDKLRTTVLPGLFAAVAKNTSRSQDDLALFEFGSVYFGAQRPDAPTPGVLDRPTDAELLALDAALPRQPWHFGAVLTGLWQPKGWDNPAKPAGWQQALALVDVVAASLGLRVTRRAAEYAPWHPGRCAAISVGDTLIGYAGELHPKVVQAFGLPERTAAVELDFDALIALVPGPGQVPLISPYPVVKEDVALVVDEAVPVADVEQALVQGAGELLESVRLFDIYRSEQLGEQKKSLAYSLRFRAADRTLTEAEASTARDAAVQAAAERYGAVQRA; this is encoded by the coding sequence ATGAGGGCCCCGATCGGCTGGTTGGCCGAGTACGCAGCACTGGGTGATGATCTCGATCCGGTGACGCTGCGCGAGCAGTTGATCAACATCGGGTTGGAGGTCGAGCGGATCGACTCCGCCGGTGCCGATGTCAGCGGGCCGGTGGTGATCGGCAAGGTGGTCTCCTTCGAGGCCGAGCCGCAGAAGAACGGCAAGACCATCCGCTGGTGTGCCGTCGACGTCGGTGAGTACAACCAGACCTCGGAGATCACCGACGGTGGACCACGGGGCATCGTCTGCGGCGCGAGCAACTTCGCCGAAGGGGACCTCGTGGCAGTGGCGCTGCCCGGCGCGGTGCTGCCCGGCGATTTCGCGATCTCGGCCCGCAAGACCTACGGCCACGTCTCCGACGGCATGATCTGCTCGGCCCGCGAGCTGGGTCTGGGCGATGAGCACGACGGGATCCTGGTCCTGTCCCCGGTCGATGATCATGGCAATCCCCGCGAGCTCGGTACGCCGGTGGTCGATGCCCTCGGACTCCGCGAGGACGTGCTGGACATCGCCGTCACCCCCGACATGAGCTACTGCCTGTCGATCCGCGGGATCGCCCGGGAGTCGGCGCTGGCGAATTCGGTGGCCTTCACCGATCCGGCCGCCGAGGCGTTGCCCGCGCCGATCGCCGAGGGACAGTCGGTGGAGCTGCAGACACCGAAGGCGCCGCTCTACACGATGCTGAGCATCAGCGGAGTGGACCCGAGCCGTCCGAGCCCGCAGTTCATCACTCGCCGGCTGCAACTGGCCGGGGTACGCCCGATCTCGCTGATCGTCGATGTCACCAACTACGTGATGTTGGAGATCGGCGTACCGCTGCACGCCTTCGCCACCGATCGGGTGCAGGGCGGGATCGTCGTCCGGGAGGCGACCGAGGGGGAGACCCTGGTCACCCTCGACGACAAGCGGCGCACACTCGCCGCGGGCGACCTGCTGATCACCGACGACTCCGGCCCGATCGGGCTGGCCGGGGTGATGGGCGGTGCCAGCACCGAGATCGACGAGACCACCACCGAGGTGTTGTTGGAGGCGGCCTGGTTCGACCCGATCCAGATCGGTCGTACCTCACGACGCCTGAAACTGGTCTCCGAGGCGTCCAAGCGATTCGAACGGACCGTCGATCCGCGCGCCACCTATGCCGCGGCCGCACGTGCGGCCGAGTTGCTGACCCGCTACGGCGGCGGCACGGTCACCGGGACGACGATCGTCGGCCGGGCGCCGGAATCGCCACGACAGACGATGGATCCGCAGCTGCCCTCCCGGGTGCTCGGTGCCAAGATCGACGACCAGTGGGTGATCGACACCCTCACCGCCAGCGGGGTCGAGGTGACCGTCGGTGAGACGGGTCTGCAACTGCGGCCGCCGAGCTGGCGCCCCGACCTGGTCGACCCCTTCGACTACGTCGAAGAGGTCGGTGCGAAGTGGGGCGTCAACGACAAGATCGCCTCGGTCGTACCGCGGGCTCCCGGTGGACACGGGCTCAGTCCGGTGCAGCGGGCCCGGCGGGCGGTGAACCGGGCCGCCACCGCCGCGGGCTTCGTCGAGGTGTTGTCGTTCCCGTTCACCTCGGCCGCCGATCTGGACAAGCTCGGGATCGCCGCCGATGATCAACGACGTGACCAGGTCAGCTTGCTGAACCCGCTGTCGGAGCTGCAGGACAAGCTCCGGACCACGGTGCTGCCGGGGTTGTTCGCCGCCGTGGCGAAGAACACCTCCCGCAGCCAGGACGACCTCGCCCTGTTCGAGTTCGGCTCGGTCTACTTCGGTGCCCAGCGTCCGGATGCGCCCACCCCGGGAGTGCTGGACCGCCCAACCGATGCCGAACTGCTCGCCCTGGATGCGGCACTGCCGCGCCAGCCATGGCATTTCGGTGCCGTGCTCACCGGGCTCTGGCAGCCGAAGGGCTGGGACAACCCGGCGAAACCGGCCGGCTGGCAGCAGGCGCTGGCGCTGGTCGACGTGGTTGCCGCCTCGCTCGGGCTGCGGGTCACCCGACGCGCTGCTGAGTACGCACCCTGGCACCCGGGTCGGTGCGCGGCGATCTCGGTCGGCGACACGCTCATCGGGTACGCCGGTGAGCTGCATCCGAAGGTGGTCCAGGCGTTCGGGTTGCCTGAACGCACCGCTGCCGTGGAACTCGACTTCGATGCCCTGATCGCGCTGGTGCCCGGTCCCGGACAGGTGCCGCTGATCTCGCCGTACCCGGTGGTGAAGGAGGATGTCGCCCTGGTCGTCGACGAGGCGGTTCCGGTCGCCGATGTCGAACAGGCGCTGGTCCAGGGTGCCGGTGAGCTGCTGGAGAGCGTCCGGTTGTTCGACATCTACCGCTCCGAGCAGCTCGGCGAGCAGAAGAAGTCGCTGGCCTACTCCCTGCGGTTCCGGGCTGCCGACCGTACCCTCACCGAGGCAGAGGCCTCGACGGCACGCGATGCCGCGGTGCAGGCGGCTGCCGAGCGGTACGGAGCCGTGCAGCGCGCCTGA
- a CDS encoding amidohydrolase family protein, translating to MPLTDEQVPDLWRDLGIPGLADIHVHFLPEPMLRKVWAYFDAVQTPGGRWPITYRLPEEERLQILRSLGLRAIPSLTYPHKPGMATWLNQWCAEFADRVPDAVHSATLYPEPGVTDYVARALESGARVFKLHVQVGAYSPTDPLLDDAWRLLSDSGVPVVIHAGSGPEPGPYTGVERVRAVLQRWPELTLVVAHAGLPEYDAFADLAEQFARVHLDTTMVGTDFTESAWPMPPGYVERLAALQDKVVLGTDFPNIPYPYAHQIEVLQRLSPGEDWLRDVLWNNGARLLGLTDRGVG from the coding sequence GTGCCTCTCACCGATGAGCAAGTACCCGACCTGTGGCGTGACCTGGGGATCCCCGGACTGGCCGACATCCATGTCCACTTCCTGCCCGAACCGATGCTGCGCAAGGTGTGGGCCTACTTCGACGCGGTGCAGACACCGGGTGGACGCTGGCCGATCACCTACCGACTGCCCGAGGAGGAACGGCTGCAGATCCTGCGCAGCCTCGGGCTACGCGCCATCCCGTCCCTGACCTACCCGCACAAACCCGGGATGGCGACCTGGCTCAACCAGTGGTGTGCCGAGTTCGCCGACCGCGTCCCCGACGCCGTCCACTCCGCAACCCTGTACCCCGAACCCGGCGTCACCGACTACGTCGCCCGAGCCCTGGAATCCGGGGCGCGGGTCTTCAAACTGCATGTGCAGGTCGGCGCCTACTCCCCCACCGACCCATTGCTGGACGACGCCTGGCGACTGCTGAGCGACAGTGGCGTCCCGGTGGTGATCCATGCCGGATCGGGCCCCGAACCCGGCCCGTACACCGGCGTCGAACGGGTACGCGCGGTGCTCCAGCGCTGGCCGGAACTGACCCTCGTCGTGGCCCATGCCGGCCTACCCGAGTACGACGCCTTCGCCGACCTGGCCGAGCAGTTCGCCCGGGTCCACCTCGACACCACGATGGTCGGCACCGACTTCACCGAATCGGCCTGGCCGATGCCGCCGGGTTATGTCGAGCGGCTGGCCGCACTGCAGGACAAGGTCGTGCTCGGCACCGACTTCCCGAACATCCCCTACCCCTACGCCCACCAGATCGAGGTGCTGCAACGCCTCAGCCCCGGTGAGGACTGGCTGCGCGATGTGCTGTGGAACAACGGCGCCCGGCTGCTCGGACTCACCGACCGGGGCGTCGGATGA
- a CDS encoding mechanosensitive ion channel family protein, with product MDEILAVALPIGITVLVGALGAVAVTLLSGAVIKMASRRPRIQQVLRRQLRWPGATFAFTVAATIAGTASGAISLAGDLGPGIRQTLIICCIAAGAWLLTRIIAVIGDSLASEFTTTTSSGQTRRIRTQVILLRRVAIAVVVIIAIGAALFTFPGARAIGTSLLASAGLASVIAGLAAQSVLGNVFAGMQLAFSDAIRVDDVVVVEEEWGTIEEITLTYVVVRIWDDRRLVLPSTYFTQTPFTNWSRRTPMILGTVEFDLDWGVDIDRMRDELDRILAASKLWDGRSQGLNITEATGGCLRVRVVLSTDSTDKVFDLRCEVREALTKWLQTEHADALPVNRLTFADADPLRVRTSERADVSVG from the coding sequence TTGGACGAGATCCTCGCTGTCGCACTGCCGATCGGCATTACCGTGCTGGTCGGCGCGCTCGGAGCCGTTGCCGTCACCCTGCTCTCCGGAGCGGTGATCAAGATGGCCAGTCGCCGGCCGAGAATCCAACAGGTGTTGCGGCGCCAACTGCGCTGGCCGGGCGCGACCTTCGCCTTCACCGTGGCCGCCACCATCGCCGGTACGGCCAGTGGTGCGATCTCCCTCGCCGGGGATCTCGGGCCGGGCATCCGGCAGACCTTGATCATCTGCTGCATCGCCGCCGGGGCCTGGTTGCTGACCAGGATCATCGCCGTCATCGGTGACAGCCTGGCCAGTGAGTTCACCACGACCACCAGCAGCGGACAGACCCGGCGGATCCGGACCCAGGTGATCCTGCTCCGACGGGTGGCGATCGCGGTGGTGGTGATCATCGCCATCGGTGCCGCACTGTTCACCTTCCCCGGTGCCCGGGCCATCGGCACCTCCCTGCTCGCCTCGGCCGGCCTGGCCTCGGTGATCGCCGGTCTGGCCGCACAATCGGTGCTCGGCAACGTGTTCGCCGGGATGCAACTCGCCTTCTCCGACGCCATCCGGGTCGACGATGTGGTCGTCGTGGAGGAGGAATGGGGAACCATCGAGGAGATCACCCTCACCTACGTCGTCGTCCGGATCTGGGACGACCGCCGGCTGGTGCTGCCGTCCACCTACTTCACCCAGACCCCGTTCACCAACTGGAGCCGGCGTACCCCGATGATCCTCGGCACCGTCGAGTTCGACCTCGACTGGGGTGTCGACATCGACCGGATGCGCGACGAACTCGACCGGATCCTGGCCGCCTCGAAGCTGTGGGACGGCCGCTCGCAGGGCCTGAACATCACCGAGGCGACCGGTGGTTGTCTGCGGGTACGGGTGGTGCTCAGCACCGACTCGACCGACAAGGTCTTCGACCTGCGCTGTGAGGTACGCGAGGCGCTCACCAAGTGGCTGCAGACCGAGCACGCCGACGCCCTGCCGGTGAACCGGCTCACCTTCGCCGATGCCGATCCGCTACGGGTACGCACCAGCGAGCGCGCCGACGTGAGCGTGGGCTGA